In Marmota flaviventris isolate mMarFla1 chromosome 15, mMarFla1.hap1, whole genome shotgun sequence, a single window of DNA contains:
- the LOC139702045 gene encoding E3 ubiquitin-protein ligase RNF26-like codes for MEAVYLVVNLVGLVLDVLTLVLDLNFLLASSLLASLAWLLAFIYNLPHTVLTSLLHLGQGVLLSLLAFMEALVPFTFGGLRALRTVLYSCCSGLKSLKLLGHLASHGKLRSREILHRGILNVVSNGHSLLCQACDICTIAMSLVAYVINNLVNICLIGTQNLFSLVLALWDIVTGPLWRMMGVVAAFLTHISSSAVAMAILLWTLCQLVLELLASAARLLASFVLVNLTGLVLLACVLAVTVTVLHPDFTLRLATRALSQLHNRPSYRRLREDVVRLTRLALGLEAWRQVWSSSLRLVSWPYRGGAPGARQGGPRSVFSTRIQEQDTLPEAGPRSEAEEEEVSTIRVAPARGRERLNEEESTAGQDPWKLLKEQEERKKCVICQDQRKTVLLLPCRHLCLCQACTEILMRHPVYHLNCPLCCRGILKTLNVYL; via the coding sequence ATGGAGGCTGTGTATCTGGTAGTGAATTTGGTGGGCCTGGTGCTGGACGTGCTGACCTTGGTGTTGGATCTCAACTTCTTGCTGGCATCCTCCCTCCTggcttccctggcctggctcctagCCTTCATCTACAACCTGCCGCACACAGTACTGACTAGTCTTCTGCACTTGGGCCAAGGTGTCCTGCTTTCGCTGCTGGCCTTCATGGAAGCCTTGGTCCCGTTCACCTTTGGGGGCTTGCGGGCCTTGCGTACTGTGCTGTATAGCTGCTGCTCTGGCCTTAAGAGCCTGAAACTCCTGGGGCACCTGGCATCTCATGGGAAACTACGGAGCCGGGAAATACTTCACAGGGGTATCCTCAATGTGGTCTCCAATGGCCATTCTTTGCTGTGCCAGGCCTGTGACATCTGTACTATTGCTATGAGCCTGGTGGCCTATGTGATCAACAACCTGGTCAACATCTGCCTCATTGGCACTCAGAACCTCTTCTCTCTGGTGCTGGCCCTCTGGGATATAGTTACGGGCCCTCTGTGGAGGATGATGGGTGTGGTGGCTGCCTTCCTGACCCATATTTCCAGCAGTGCTGTGGCCATGGCCATCCTCCTTTGGACCCTCTGCCAACTAGTATTGGAACTGCTGGCCTCAGCTGCCCGACTCCTGGCCAGCTTTGTACTTGTCAATCTCACTGGCCTGGTGTTACTGGCTTGTGTGCTGGCAGTGACAGTGACTGTGTTGCACCCAGACTTCACCCTGAGACTGGCCACCCGAGCACTCAGTCAGCTTCATAACCGGCCATCCTACCGTCGACTGCGAGAGGACGTTGTGAGGCTGACTCGCCTAGCCCTGGGCTTGGAGGCCTGGCGCCAAGTGTGGAGCAGCAGCCTAAGGCTGGTGAGCTGGCCATACCGGGGAGGGGCACCAGGGGCCCGTCAGGGTGGCCCCAGGAGTGTATTCTCAACCAGGATCCAGGAACAGGACACACTTCCTGAAGCAGGGCCCAGGTCAGAGGCTGAAGAGGAGGAGGTCAGTACCATAAGAGTGGCACCTGCCCGGGGCCGGGAGAGGCTCAATGAGGAAGAATCTACAGCTGGGCAAGACCCGTGGAAGTTGCTAAAGGAGCAAGAGGAGCGGAAGAAGTGCGTCATCTGCCAGGACCAGAGAAAGACTGTGCTGCTTCTGCCCTGCAGGCACCTGTGCTTGTGCCAGGCCTGCACTGAAATCCTGATGCGCCACCCCGTCTACCACCTCAACTGCCCGCTTTGCTGCCGGGGTATCCTGAAGACCCTCAATGTCTACCTCTGA